From Sphingobium sp. RAC03, a single genomic window includes:
- a CDS encoding lytic transglycosylase domain-containing protein has translation MSAKASGLAFWVLPGGIITLMRRFFVNRGIVMPVVLIVAVTNPAWPKSHAVVGSSNNHEAVIAVCVEKASSGRNWLRQTLMALRKQEGGWIGAEVRNDNGTHDLGPMQVNSWWVPRIARLIARNEGQVRAWLRDDACFNVNVARWIFLSALRDSGDFWKAVGIYHSPTRWRQIRYARSVSALIHNH, from the coding sequence ATGAGTGCGAAAGCTTCTGGTCTAGCCTTTTGGGTGTTACCGGGCGGTATTATCACCCTGATGAGAAGGTTCTTCGTCAACCGGGGGATCGTCATGCCCGTGGTCCTGATCGTTGCCGTGACGAACCCGGCGTGGCCGAAGAGCCACGCTGTCGTGGGGTCTTCGAATAATCATGAGGCCGTAATTGCAGTGTGTGTTGAGAAAGCATCCTCGGGCCGGAACTGGCTGCGGCAGACGCTTATGGCCTTGCGAAAGCAGGAAGGTGGCTGGATCGGCGCGGAGGTACGCAATGATAACGGCACGCATGATCTCGGACCAATGCAAGTAAACAGTTGGTGGGTGCCTCGGATTGCACGTTTGATCGCGCGCAACGAGGGCCAGGTGAGGGCATGGTTGCGGGATGATGCATGCTTCAATGTCAACGTAGCTCGCTGGATATTTCTTTCAGCGCTTCGTGATAGCGGCGATTTCTGGAAAGCAGTTGGCATCTATCACAGCCCGACGCGTTGGCGGCAAATTCGATACGCACGAAGCGTTTCAGCCCTTATCCATAACCACTAG